The Methylomicrobium agile genome has a segment encoding these proteins:
- the hflK gene encoding FtsH protease activity modulator HflK: MSWNEPGGDNKDPWSGRGDQKGPPDLDEAIRKTLDKLSNLFGGGGGDGQESTGGPKKNLGLIVVGAIAAIWIASGTYKVDAGNTGVVTRFGKYVGETSPGLNWHLPAPIERVDIVNVEQNRTLSVGSSGFGEAGERSEPKEALMLTRDENYVDVRLVVQYKVSNLTNSAKKFLFNVVDPATTLKQVTQSAERGVIGSSDMDFILTEGRNEIVIQIKKEVQEVMDRYETGIEITSVSLQDAQAPEQVQAAFQDVIKAREDKQRLINEAEAYANDIVPKARGAAARMLQEAQGYKDRVIAQSEGETNRFSKMLTEYLKQPEVTRKRLYIDTMESVLGEANVVMIDVKGGNNILYLPLDKMAQKLPEIETQSVAPAAKAETAPAETEEQPVAARSSFRGRDARGRQ, encoded by the coding sequence ATGTCCTGGAATGAACCTGGAGGCGACAACAAAGACCCGTGGAGCGGTCGGGGCGACCAAAAAGGACCGCCCGATCTCGATGAAGCCATACGCAAGACCCTGGACAAATTAAGCAATTTATTCGGCGGTGGCGGCGGCGACGGGCAGGAGTCGACGGGTGGTCCGAAAAAGAATCTCGGATTGATCGTGGTAGGCGCAATCGCGGCGATATGGATCGCCAGCGGTACTTACAAGGTCGATGCGGGAAATACCGGCGTCGTTACGCGTTTCGGCAAATATGTGGGAGAAACGAGCCCCGGCTTGAATTGGCATTTGCCGGCGCCGATCGAGCGGGTCGATATCGTGAACGTCGAGCAGAACCGCACCCTATCGGTCGGTTCTTCAGGCTTCGGCGAGGCGGGCGAGCGCTCGGAACCGAAGGAAGCCTTGATGCTGACCCGTGACGAAAATTATGTCGATGTGCGTCTGGTCGTTCAGTATAAAGTCAGCAATTTGACGAACAGTGCGAAAAAATTCCTGTTCAATGTGGTCGATCCCGCAACGACGCTGAAGCAAGTCACCCAAAGCGCCGAACGCGGCGTGATCGGCAGTTCGGACATGGACTTCATCTTGACGGAAGGACGCAACGAGATCGTCATACAGATCAAAAAGGAAGTGCAGGAAGTGATGGACCGCTATGAAACCGGGATCGAGATTACCAGCGTGAGCCTGCAGGATGCGCAGGCGCCCGAGCAGGTACAGGCTGCGTTCCAGGACGTGATCAAGGCCCGCGAAGACAAGCAACGCCTGATCAACGAAGCGGAAGCTTACGCGAACGACATCGTGCCGAAAGCGCGCGGCGCGGCGGCCAGAATGCTGCAGGAAGCGCAGGGTTACAAAGACCGGGTTATCGCCCAGTCCGAAGGGGAAACGAACCGTTTCTCGAAAATGCTTACGGAATACCTGAAGCAGCCGGAGGTGACGCGCAAGCGCCTTTACATCGACACGATGGAGTCGGTGTTGGGCGAAGCGAACGTGGTCATGATCGACGTGAAAGGCGGCAACAATATACTCTATTTACCGTTGGATAAAATGGCGCAAAAGTTACCTGAAATCGAGACTCAGAGCGTCGCTCCGGCGGCAAAGGCCGAGACGGCTCCTGCCGAAACGGAAGAACAGCCGGTTGCGGCGCGGTCTTCGTTCCGCGGACGCGACGCAAGGGGGCGCCAATGA
- the hflX gene encoding ribosome rescue GTPase HflX yields the protein MFDRPDSGERAVLVHLILHSGQEDLLELKELARSAGAEPVHTVTGSRKNPDPKYFVGSGKVDEIKQAIADHEADIVLFNHPLTPSQERNLESALGVRVVDRNGLILDIFAQRAQTFEGKLQVELAQLKHLSTRLVRGWTHLERQKGGIGLRGPGETQLETDRRLIGDRIKQIQSRLEKVEKQRHQSRGKRRKAEIPTVSLVGYTNAGKSTLFNRLTGANIYAADQLFATLDPTLRNCRLPNNSAIVLADTVGFIRHLPHELVAAFKSTLQEASEADLLLHVIDAHAEDRDETITQVNQVLKEIGADKIRQLEIYNKIDLLDGGRPRIDRDETGRPVRVWLSATTGEGADLSLQALAEIFSVHKIRMRCHLRPEQGDIRAKIYAYADVFAEKIGDDGHFEMVIEIDPKHSGVLEKIPSEVISP from the coding sequence TTGTTTGATCGCCCCGACTCGGGTGAACGGGCCGTTCTTGTTCATCTGATCCTGCATTCCGGGCAGGAAGATCTTCTGGAATTAAAGGAATTGGCCAGATCGGCCGGCGCGGAACCGGTGCATACGGTGACCGGCAGCCGCAAAAATCCCGATCCGAAATATTTCGTCGGCAGCGGAAAAGTCGATGAAATCAAGCAGGCCATTGCCGACCATGAGGCCGACATCGTCTTGTTCAATCATCCCCTGACGCCCAGCCAGGAGCGGAATCTCGAATCCGCCCTCGGCGTGCGCGTTGTCGACAGAAACGGTCTGATTCTCGATATTTTCGCGCAGCGCGCCCAGACTTTCGAAGGCAAATTGCAAGTCGAACTGGCGCAGCTCAAGCATCTTTCGACCCGACTGGTACGCGGCTGGACCCACCTGGAACGGCAAAAAGGCGGCATCGGCCTGCGCGGTCCCGGCGAAACCCAATTGGAAACCGACCGGCGTTTGATCGGCGACCGGATCAAGCAGATTCAGTCGCGCCTCGAAAAAGTCGAAAAACAGCGCCATCAGAGCCGCGGTAAGCGCAGAAAAGCCGAGATCCCGACCGTGTCATTGGTCGGCTATACCAATGCGGGCAAATCGACCCTGTTCAACCGGCTTACCGGCGCGAATATCTATGCGGCCGACCAGTTGTTCGCAACACTCGACCCGACCCTGCGCAATTGCCGCTTGCCGAACAACTCGGCAATTGTCCTGGCCGATACGGTCGGTTTCATCCGCCATCTGCCGCACGAGTTGGTCGCGGCTTTCAAATCGACTTTGCAGGAAGCCAGCGAGGCCGACCTGTTGCTGCATGTGATCGATGCGCATGCGGAGGACCGCGATGAAACGATCACCCAAGTGAACCAAGTGTTAAAAGAGATCGGCGCCGATAAAATCCGCCAGCTCGAAATTTACAACAAAATCGACTTGCTGGACGGCGGACGCCCCCGAATCGACCGCGATGAAACGGGCCGGCCGGTACGCGTCTGGCTGTCCGCGACGACCGGCGAAGGGGCGGATTTGTCGCTTCAGGCGCTTGCGGAAATTTTTTCCGTACACAAAATCCGGATGCGCTGCCATCTGCGGCCGGAGCAAGGCGACATCCGTGCAAAAATATACGCTTATGCGGACGTCTTCGCCGAGAAGATCGGCGATGACGGCCATTTCGAGATGGTCATTGAAATCGACCCCAAACATTCGGGTGTTTTGGAAAAGATACCTAGCGAAGTGATATCGCCCTGA
- the hfq gene encoding RNA chaperone Hfq codes for MSKGQNLQDNFLNTLRKEHTPVSIFLVNGIKLQGKVDSFDQYVIMLKNTVSQMVYKHAISTIVPGKAVKMVPEAEGEEE; via the coding sequence ATGTCAAAAGGCCAAAATTTGCAGGATAATTTTCTGAACACCTTGAGAAAGGAGCATACTCCTGTTTCTATTTTTCTTGTCAACGGCATTAAACTGCAAGGCAAGGTCGACTCGTTCGATCAATACGTGATCATGCTGAAAAACACAGTCAGCCAAATGGTTTACAAGCACGCCATTTCGACGATCGTGCCCGGGAAAGCCGTCAAGATGGTTCCTGAGGCCGAGGGCGAAGAAGAATAA
- a CDS encoding alpha/beta fold hydrolase — translation MAVVELAYSEFGRSDCAPLIVLHGFFASSRNWRFIAERLAASHHVFVVDLRNHGASPHHPVMDYPAMMEDVRSFMVRRGLAKASLLGHSMGGKVAMWLALNDPGAVDKLIIADIAPTHYSHRFDSTISALKMLPLAAIGNRKQAEEYLAPAIPELGYRQFLLQNLVLRDGHYRWRVDLDIFSRSAPQIVTFPDAANRAPYSGDALFITGAESAFVKAETVFPLFPKARMKTLAGAGHWLHVQQPESFLAATLDFLRA, via the coding sequence ATGGCTGTTGTCGAATTAGCCTATAGCGAGTTTGGTCGGTCGGATTGCGCGCCGCTGATTGTTTTGCACGGATTTTTCGCTTCCTCGCGCAACTGGCGGTTTATCGCGGAGAGGCTGGCGGCTTCGCATCATGTCTTTGTGGTGGATCTGCGTAATCACGGCGCTTCGCCGCATCATCCGGTCATGGATTATCCGGCGATGATGGAAGATGTTCGATCTTTCATGGTTCGGCGCGGTCTGGCGAAAGCCAGCCTACTCGGGCACAGCATGGGCGGCAAGGTGGCGATGTGGTTGGCGCTGAACGATCCCGGCGCGGTCGATAAACTGATCATTGCCGACATTGCGCCGACGCACTATTCGCACCGTTTCGATTCGACCATTTCGGCGTTGAAAATGTTGCCGTTGGCGGCGATCGGTAACCGGAAACAGGCGGAGGAGTACCTGGCTCCCGCCATTCCTGAACTCGGTTATCGGCAATTTTTGCTGCAAAACCTGGTATTGCGCGACGGCCATTACCGGTGGCGCGTCGATCTGGATATCTTCAGCCGTTCCGCGCCGCAAATCGTGACTTTTCCCGATGCCGCAAACCGGGCGCCTTATTCCGGGGACGCCCTATTCATCACCGGTGCCGAGTCGGCTTTCGTTAAAGCCGAGACTGTGTTTCCGCTGTTTCCGAAGGCTCGAATGAAAACGCTCGCCGGTGCCGGGCATTGGCTGCATGTCCAGCAGCCTGAAAGTTTTCTGGCGGCGACGCTGGATTTCTTGCGCGCATAA
- a CDS encoding roadblock/LC7 domain-containing protein — protein sequence MRADMLTSVLTDLNGTSADIEASGIISTDGLMMASVLPAGMDEDRVGAMSAAMLSLGDRTAHELSRGTLEQVLIKGEKGYVLMTYAGEDAVLTVLAKPNAKLGLIFLDVKRAAESIIGLL from the coding sequence ATGCGGGCAGACATGCTTACATCTGTATTGACAGATTTGAATGGAACTTCAGCGGATATTGAGGCATCGGGAATCATCTCGACGGACGGGCTGATGATGGCGTCAGTGTTGCCGGCCGGAATGGACGAAGATAGAGTGGGGGCGATGAGTGCCGCCATGCTGTCCCTCGGTGACAGGACCGCGCATGAGTTATCCAGAGGCACGCTCGAACAGGTGCTGATCAAAGGCGAGAAGGGCTATGTGTTGATGACCTATGCGGGTGAGGATGCCGTATTAACCGTGTTGGCCAAGCCGAATGCGAAGTTGGGCCTGATCTTTTTGGATGTGAAGCGTGCGGCGGAAAGTATTATCGGCCTGTTGTGA